The Astatotilapia calliptera chromosome 8, fAstCal1.2, whole genome shotgun sequence nucleotide sequence ctttgagagttaatatataaactcttaacaccaagtgttaaattatcaactccagacagatttggtgtttaacactaaatcagagttaacgtaccaactctccaaaaagagttaaattaacactctctggtgtggacccatatagacactttaacagtgttgaaatcaaatccgacagtgttaatttggacatgctggatttgctgtgtacgtGTAAAGCAACCAGCGGGCCTGTGCTTTGCTGTTAATTATGATGTCATAATTGTCACATTGGATTTTAGTTTTTCTCTAGATTTACATCCAGTGTGAGATTCCTGTTTAGCTCCAATGCTGAGCGATGGTGCCTCTCACTTCACCTGGTCATGGTCTCAGTGGGGAAAAACTGTAACTCGTTGTGATCCAGGCTGAGACGAGTTAGTGTGAACAGTCCGGCAAAGGCTTCAGTATCCAGGTAGTTTAGAAAGTTGTAACTAAGACGAAGCCACTTGATATTCTGCAGGCCCTGAAAGCAAAGGAAGCTGGCATTTTATTTAAGGCTCCAGCAACAGGTGCATATCTGTAAAATCTTTGAAATTTTCCATTTTGAAGTATTTTGTACACACGGTTTAGTGTGGGTACCTGGAATGCCATATTAGGGATGTAAACCAGCTGATTGTGTGAGAGGGAGAGCAGGTTGAGGGAGCCCAGCTGAGAGAACGCTCCAGGCTGGATCTCTTTCACACGATTACGGTCAATAATAAGCTGCTTTAGTGAGGACAGACCGTCAAATGACTCCTAGAATCATAAAAAAACCAAGGACTGCACTGAGAATTGTTGGGTAGACTTCTTgaagttaattttagtttttaaaaaccacTGAAAATGATCATGGGATATATGTGGTTTAAGTCTAAGAATACCTGGTAGAGGATGTCAATGTTGTTGTTGGAAAGGTTGAGGAAGACCAGGCGACCGAGGCCACGGAACGCCCCCTCCTTCACCTTGTGGATGTTACAGCGCTGCAGCGACAGGTGAGTCAGGTAGGGGGTGTGCCTGAAAGCCCCAGTGGGGAGTTCCTGTATGTCATTACCTCGAAGGTCCAGTTTCACTGTTATCTATGAGGAAAACAGATTATATATTAGAGGATAATAATAAGTATTTAAAAGGTACCACAGCTTTGGAAGTTTAGCCGAAGCCTTATCATTCTTTAACAGGGGTATTAAAATTTGTATTTCCCTGGAAATAAACACCTGTTCAACAGAGAATTGTTTAAACAGCCCCATTTTTGTggattgtttaaacaccacagcttacctgagtattgttgctaatCATTTCCATCTAGACTTCTTAGATGTGCAGCAGACAaatgtgcagcagctgtgtgatgctatcatcctaatatgaaccaaaatctgTGAGGAATGTTTTaggaccttgttgaatctgagCGGATACGACCTGgtgctagcaaggtgtacctaacaaactGACCAATAAGTGTATATGTTTATAGATACCTCATCAACAGCAGGAGGAACCTGGGTCAGGTTCTTGTTGGCACAGGTCACATTGAGTTGGATTTGGTCGCAGAAACACTCCTGTGGGCATTTTGCTGCTTGGACTGCAGGGACGCAGAGGACCAGCGAGCTGATCAGCAGAATCCAAAAGGTAACGGGAAGGTCCATCTGTAGGGAAAACCCTGATTCACTCTTTTAGTTTGGCCACATAACATGTCAAACTGCAATGCTAAATGTTTAAGGTGCACGTACGCCAACAAATTACCGCTGAttcgttttttttatttttagcggCGATGTACCGTAATagaaaatttattcatgcaTACAGCTTTCCAGTTTTCTGTTCATGTTGGCAGCTTCAACATTAATTTATATGCATTTggataaaaaaatgtattaatgtaGTAATATATCAGTTACAGGGGCAACTTCTTTtagaggtgttttgttttgttttttacacttgctactttaaacacatttttattgacaGATTTGCATCAACGTGTTATTGATGCAAGAGATGTCATTGTAATAGATTCTCATTAAACCAAGAATAAGTCTTTTAACCTGCAAAAAGGTTGGAAACTGTCCTTGGTTAGAATCATAAGGAATGTCGTTCTCAGaggaagttttaaaaaatgttattatcaCTGAATTCGGACACCGTAAGAAAAAGCTGTGTGTCATTCAGTTATTTTTCCCTTTCCAAAGCTGAaggtagtttaaaaaaatccttcTGCACTTTTGGGGATTAATGCCATTTGGTCAGATTGGTCTGCCGTAGTCTTCACTGGAATGCCTTAAAACCACATTCCCATGTTGGATCAACAGTGCTGATCCACAGGAACGGACATGAAAAGCTTCAGAGCTCCACACTCTACAGTTTGGACTCTGGAAATGTGGACACGTGCAGTATGCTATGGCtaattttttctgttaaaactgTGACCTCAAAGAAACCATTGACCGCACAACACAAACGGCAAATACATGAACTTATTTGCTATGTGCACTTGAAGTCAATGATAAGATTGGTATAAAAGGTTGAAAATACTTGGTGTCATCTCAAGCAGCAGGGAAACGAAGCTGTACCACACGTTTAAAAAGAATTAAACTGCTAGTTTCATAGTTATTCACGCCATATTATTTTCGAGTGCCCACCTGAACAGAAAGAGGCCCAGAAACTAGAGAGGAAGGAATTTCCTCAGTTCAGGCTGTTTGTCTTCGTTCCCCCGGGATCAACAGGTCCAAACCACGGAGGAGCAGCCGCACCGGCCGTGCACAAAGGCGCAGTGTCTTTCTCTGCCGCGGCTGTGCCAAAATGCGTTTCCCCTGAAAATACACGCCTGTCCACCGGGCAGTGCGACATAGCAGGCACTGTACAGCCCCGAGACACTGATTTAGCCTAAACTACGATCATTACAAAAAATCTGAATATGATTTGTGTAGATATCAGGTTACATTTGTTCAAGTTAAGTGcttattacaaaaaaatattaaagttcgtTATTAAAAGACGATGCTTTCCTTTTTGACGCaaaacaaaatgcaggactAAATACCTGAGCATCGGGTATCAACCGTTCCGGCCTGTTTAAGTGTTGCCCGGACACCATTACAATCGTTTGAATGTGTGTAATACTTTTAAATCCGGACATTCAATGATAAGAAACCCCTTTACGCACAAACTCACCGTGGCGGTTCCGTCCAGCTGCAGAGCGCTACTGGTCCCTCAGTCACGAACTCCGCCGCTCTTCCCCTGCTTGTCGCCCCATCCAAAACAAACTCCGTCTATCCCCTTCTTTCACGTCTGCTCCTTGGCTACCTCCACCTCCAACCCCACTGCTGCAGTCTGCTCACTGCGCCTCAGAGTTTATTAAAGGACTAGTTCAGCCCAAAGTGAGGAGAATCAGTCACCTCAGAGCCTAAAGTCTAACTTTCATATGCACCACTAAAAATgaaagtgacattaaaaaaattaaaatatgtaaGAACTCTGATCACAGTGTAACACAGTTAAAATCAGAAGCCATAAATGATTATGAATCCCTTTCTCCTGCTTTGGTTACAATGGATCTGTGAGATCTCAGATGAACCAGACCTAGATCAGATGATCAATGAACCAGTTTGTGTAATTTGGTGTCAGGTGCAGTGATCCATAATGTCCCAGAGGTCTTTGAGGATCGGTGAATGGCATTGCTGACTTTGTTGTTCAGGAACAGCATAAAAACACTGGTCACATGAGGCTGGGAATTATTCTCCACCCACATTTGGTCggaggatttcttttttttttttttttttttgtcccgtttggatctatagccatcagaattgttgtcttgaggccaagaaagatgccaagcggatttattttaccaagtggatcatcatggccttgccatattggtccatttgattgacctttattataattatgaatttattttattttcagttgcaaacgggacagacataactgtgggataggacagggggaaagaatgaaagaaagagggggagagaaagaaagaaaaccaaaggggagaagagacggtgagaagggggggggaagagagaaaaacaaacaaacaaaaaaataacaaaaaaaaaaacaaaactcctgggtcacctgtatggagagaaaacaacagaggagacagcaaacaacaaagagcaacataataatagaaaaaaaaaaaagcaccatcacaataaactagctagcagtagatatcaatagttactaaataataaacgatattgtgcagcacgtaagatagacagcgcacagtgtgctttgaggcagcagccaagaaagctgtagtccgcgtctgtgaatacccatgtgtacacctgtgtgcatacctgtgtggatcagcatgcttgcattccaaaggcttctccatgtaatgatctgctagggagtgtggggagccacagccctgtcctttatggtatcaagcaggtatggaggagatcaaaactccagacatccagaggcccccagaacacaagagaccaaggaagacccacagaggggcagctgcggtCAGAGGATTTCATTCTGGTACCTACAGCAGTCAGGATACCAAGTCGAGGTCTGTGTTCTCTTCAAGGATATGCCTACCCAGACCATCTCTACCACACTGCCAAACTGGTCATGCTAGATGATATTATGGGGTTGTTACTCCTCATACACTTGAGCAGCCACCGGTCCTGCTGCTAGGTTGATGCTATTCTACAGCCCTATCCACGGCTCCTCACATCTCCTCCACACTTTAGTCTGTGCCTTCTTGTGATAGCACCTATGGATATGTCATCCTGGAGTTGGACTTTCTGTGAAGCCTCAGTGCGATGCAGGTTCCAGTCTCATGCAGTAGTGGCAAGAATCAGTCAGGAGGGATAAGATCAATGATCTGTGAGAGGGGGGTTTATTCTGTTGCCTCTCATGCACCTGttgtcacttttatttacacCAAAGCAGGTGAACTACACTCATCACAGTTTCTGCTTCCTAACTGGACAGATTGTATTCCTTAAGTTTAACtcattgtgtttttctgagGACTGATACTAATAAACATCaccactcaaaaaaaaaaacaaaaaaaaccccattacaTTTTCTTAGAACGAGTTCAAAGGCGGCTGTTGCAGACATGACTGTGAAAACACTCAGACAAACACAGAGGGTGTCAGGTTTGTTAGATGAACTATATTTAAGACAGAACATATGGTACAAATTACTAATCAGGTAAACCAAAGTTATCCTCAAGGAATAGATGCACAATCAAACAGGTGATATAAATGCTACGTTCCATTCTCATACCACCAACACACAGAGCTATATGAGGTAATACACAGGACGTTGTGCAACATAAAGTCATATAAGAAACTGCAAATAAAAGTGATTCTGGTCCCTGATCATGATGATCCTGCAGTATGGGTTGGTCCCTATGAGCAGCACAATCACAGCTGTGAGTAAACAAACTCTCCCTAAAGTTGCTCTTATTTCcctttaaagaatttattcaaatacatttaaaaaaagacaacacctttttatttattttacttatagATTATAATAATGTTTGCATCACAACTTCTGTCTCAGCACTCCTGAACCAGGTTTTCACAAAAAATCAGTAGTTGTATCAGCGTCTGCCACACCGGTGGGATCTCTTCTACAAATTTCCCAATTTATTTCAGAAACACTGATGATAATTAAACCGAGATTAAAAGCATGTTTCTGaaataaattcagttttttgtctttttttttttagtaaatttTAACTCAATTACTTACTAAATGTAGGATGTTCACTTCACTTCAAGTTACAGTcattaatcattttaaacacatttgtgcTTTTTAGCAGCTTTCTTTGCTGCACCCTGCTTTGTGTTTGGACTCCCACAAATTTTGGATTTGGCCTTGAGCATCTTGACCTGCTGATGACCGTTGAGGTCAATCGGTTTGGGTTTGGTTGCTTTGGGGGCCTTTGCTGGCTGTGAGGTAGTGTAAAGCGAGTGGTAAGGAAGGTGATATGTAGACAGCATCAGCAGACTGGTCAAATTTCTTACAAATGTACTTTATTTTCTGGCACCATCTGGTaccattttaaaacaacctCGGTTGTCAAAATCTTACTTGTTTTGTACagaattttacacacacatgcacctcaTTAGTCTCTACCATTAAGAAATAGGTTAACGATACAATctaaacaaagaaacaggaatAACATTATTTACAAACTCATTTACACCAAATAAATGGTTTGAAAAGTAAAATGCTGCATACAATACAAGTCAAAAgattacttaaaaataaaataaacgacACTATATAGAAGGAAATACCCTTCATTTGGCACAGGTGGCTCGCACCTTCAGATTAACTTTCTCCATCCATCTAGATAAAGAGAAAAGATCCAAATTAGTTACTAGTGTTAGTTATGGTATAATATGATGACCTTAAAGCTAATCTTAACAGATAAAGATGCATCTTTGGAAAATGGTTTTGTTCCTGTAATAAACATTCACacatgcaaaacattttttccacatATTAGAATCTCTCAGCGTCCAAACTTCAGTCCTATTTAACTACATTATTGACTTGCAGCTGTCTTACATGCATAGTGGCAGTAGGGGGCAGTCACACATTAGAGGAGCTAAAGTCAGACCACTAACTTGGATTTTAAAAGTGTTGTTTCTTTACTTCTGATCAAATACGAACCTCTTAAGAGTTAGTTAGGACAACTGATTCATTCTGATGTGTGTTAAATTTGAAACCATCGTAGCTTACATTAATATCCAAAGTAGAGGAAAACATCAAACCTGGCTCAATTTAAAACCTTTTTCAATCAATGAACTTGAGGGCTGTTAACTGGTAGATTAAAAAGACAAGTCATGGAAAAACGGCAAATCAGCCGTAGTTTTTACAGACTTAAACTTGGCATTGATTTTCTAACCTAATCAAGAATCCAGCGTATTCCTCAATGTGTTCAACTATatcctatatatatatgtaactaTATTGGCAAACGCAGGTAAAGAGGTTAAAGTCAGTTTGGAAAATATGGTAGGcattaaacaaaatataaatatacaaaaaactaGTGACACTCACCTCACAGACACAGTGTGCAGGACACTTGACCTTGTTCGGTTCTTCAGTGGGTCGTGGTATGATCCCTgctgcttcctcttcctcactctGGCATCTCAGCTTAGGAGGGTGGACAGCGTTCAGTCTCTCACCTGAAAGATGGGATGGCCCTCCACAAGTCCCCACCAGCTTCACTTTGTTATAGAAAGCCCACTCTCTGCAgaatagggggggggggggagaaaatcATGCTGATCGCTTTCCTGAGGTTTCCTGAAGCTGTCAGTACATGACCAACAACAGCCCATCGTACCTTAGTGGACACAGGCAACGGTTGCAGAGGATTGGATTCCTGGACAGGTTCAGACGTCTTAGTTTAACCAGTTCAACAAAGGCTTCAGTGTCCAGGTAGATTAGACAGTTGTTACTAAGACGAAGCTTCTTGATATTCTGCAGGCCCTGAAAGCAAAGGAAGCTGGCATTTTATTTAAGGCTCCAGCAACAGGTGCATATCTGTAAAAGTATTTTGTACACACGGTTTAGTGTGAGTACCTGGAATGCCATATTAGGGATGTAAACCAGCTGATTGTGTGAGAGGGAGAGCAGGTTGAGGGAGCCCAGCTGAGAGAACGCTCCAGGCTGGATCTCTTTCACATGATTGTGGTCAATAATAAGCGCCTGCCACACTGGTTGGATCTATTCTACAAATTTCCCAATTTATTTCAGAAACACTGATGACATGTAAACCGAGATTTCCACAGATATAAAAGCATGTTTCTGAAATAAATTCCTGTTttgtgtcttcttctttttttaaatttgtaaattttaaCTCAGTTAATTACTAAATGTAGGATGTTCGCTTCACCTCAGGTTACAGTcattaatcattttaaacacattaaacTCAAGTCTGATtgatgtgaagtttttttttctttttttaaagcatctgTATCTATTTTCTATAAAATATAAGTCACAAGCACaagtagaaaataaaaattgagACATTCTTGGACAGTCTCTGTGAAGCCTTCATAGAAAATGAAAGTCAGGAGCAGAAATCAGTGGTTGGACTTGGCCTTTGACTagaaacaccccccccccaaaaaaaacaaaacaacaaaaaaaaacatccctgCTAGTTTTTCAAAGTTGAAAAATTGAATGTGAGTGCAGAGTGTGCCCCTGTGTCAGCTGAGTCAGTGTTAATCCTGGCACCTCCTCTCCAAAGCAGAGCTCAGCCTCTCTCTGGCACTGCCGCACAGATGTAACCTTAGGCCGCCTAAGGTTACATCTTTTggcatcttacaatgctgtgattgcagccattacccaactctctgtgaatggtactcatggccattgatcagtggttatgagaatttgcataattatgatgaaggaactgactgAAGGcattaaatgaaatataaatatacaaaaaactaGTGGCACTCACCTCACAGACACAGTTGGCAGGACACTTGACCTTGTTCAGTTCTTCAGTGGGTCGTGGTATGATCCCTgctgcttcctcttcctcactctGGCATCTCAGCTTAGGAGGGTGGACAGCGTTCAGTCTCTCACCTGAAAGATGGGATGGCCCTCCACAAGTCCCCACCAGCTTCACTTTGTTACACAAAGCCCACTCTCTGcagaatggggggggggggggggggagaaaatcGTGCTGATCACTTTCCTGAGGTTTCCTGAAGCTGTCAGTACATGACCAACAACAGCCCATCGTACCTTAGTGGACACAGGCAACGGTTGCAGAGGATTGGATTCCTGGACAGGTTCAGACGTCTTAGGTTAACCAGTTCGACAAAGGCTTCAGTATCCAGGTAGATTAGACAGTTGTTACTAAGACGAAGCTTCTTGATATTCTGCAGGCCCTGAAAGCAAAGGAAGCTGGCATTTTATTTAAGGCTCCAGCAACAGGTGCATCTCTGTAAAAGTATTTTGTACACACAGTTCAGTGTGGGTACCTGGAATGCCACATTAGGGATGTAAACCAGCTGATTGTGTGAGAGGGAGAGCAGGTTGAGGGAGCCCAGCTGAGAGAACGCTCCAGGCTGGATCTCTTCCACACGATTACGGTCAATAATAAGCTGCTTTAGTGAGGACAAACCGTCAAATGACTCCTAGAATCATAAAAAAACCAAGGACTGCACTAAAAATTGTTGGGTAGACTTCTTGaagttaatttttatttttttaaaaaccacttAAAATGACAATGGGATATATGTGGTTTAAGTCTAAGAATACCTGGTAGAGGATGTCAATGTTGTTGTTGGAAAGGTTGAGGAAGACCAGGCGACCGAGGCCACGGAACGCCCCCTCCTTCACCTTGTGGATGTTACAGCGCTGCAGCGACAGGTGAGTCAGGTAGGGGGTGTGCCTGAAAGCCCCAGTGGGGAGTTCCTGTATGTCATTACCTTGAAGGTCCAGTTTGACTGTTCTCTATAAGGAGATTACATATTAGAGGGTAATAATAAGTATTTAATAGGTACTACAGCTTGAGAAGTTTAGCCGAAGCCTTATCATTCTTTAACAGGGGTATTAAAATTTGTATTTGCCTCGAAATAAACACCTGTTCAACAGAATTGTTTAAACAGCCCCATTTTTGAGGATTGTTTAAACTCCACAGCTTACCCGACTGTTGTTGCTAATCatttccatccctttatgaccacagtgcattcaacttctgatggctgcttccagcaggatagcgTACCAcagagctcaaatcatctcaaacatgTTCCATGAATATGACACTGAAATTACTGTACTCATAttttctccacagtcaccagatctcagtccaataaAGCATCTTTTgaatgtggtggaacaggagatttgcATCTTAGATGTGCAGCAGgcagctgtgtgatgttatCATGCTAATACGGACCAAAATCTGGGAGGAATGTTTTaggaccttgttgaatctatgcatgacaaattaaggcagttctgaagatAGAAGAGGATGCGGTTGTATCCTCTTGGTCGTATCCAGTTGCTAGCAAGGTGTATCTAACAAACTGATGAGTAAGTGTATATGTTTATAGATACCTCATCAACATTAGGAGGAACCTGGGTCAGGTTCTTGTTGGCACAGGTCACATTGAGTTGGATTTGGTCGCAGAAACACTCCTGTGGGCATTTTGCTGCTTGGACTGCAGGGACGCAGAGGACCAGCAGGTTGATCAGCAGAATCCTACGAGTAAGGCGAAGGTGCTTCTGCATGGAAAACACTCATTCAGTCTTTTAGTTTTGCTACATACTTCAAACAGTAACATTAATTGTTTAAAGTGCAAACACACCAACAAATTACTGCTGATTAGAGTTTAGTAATTCTTTAGGTTGGACACTGTGCTTG carries:
- the LOC113028401 gene encoding chondroadherin-like, which produces MSSVRLLKAVDPSPAGLKTAQMDSKWSVKAQMWRWKKEERQRKHLRLTRRILLINLLVLCVPAVQAAKCPQECFCDQIQLNVTCANKNLTQVPPNVDERTVKLDLQGNDIQELPTGAFRHTPYLTHLSLQRCNIHKVKEGAFRGLGRLVFLNLSNNNIDILYQESFDGLSSLKQLIIDRNRVEEIQPGAFSQLGSLNLLSLSHNQLVYIPNVAFQGLQNIKKLRLSNNCLIYLDTEAFVELVNLRRLNLSRNPILCNRCLCPLREWALCNKVKLVGTCGGPSHLSGERLNAVHPPKLRCQSEEEEAAGIIPRPTEELNKVKCPANCVCEGLQNIKKLRLSNNCLIYLDTEAFVELVKLRRLNLSRNPILCNRCLCPLRYDGLLLVMY